DNA sequence from the Malus domestica chromosome 06, GDT2T_hap1 genome:
ACACAAAGAACGTAGGGTCATTTGGGTTCTGCAACTTCCTGGCCTTGACATAGTGCCAAATAGCAGCTATAATTCTGGGTCGGGTCTCTACCTCAATTCCCAGAACTTCATGGAGGGCCGGTGAAAGTTTGAATTTCTCAGGTACATAATTCATTTCTAGTCTTAGTATTGCAGTAAACTCCTTATCCCCTTTTCTTTTCACCTCAAAGCCGTCATGAAGAGAGGGTGAACGGGAACTTTCCCATAAAATCACTTGGTTATCTGGATAGAGGGTTTGGTCCAAGTATATGGTAACTTTCTTGAACAGGGATGAAAATTTTGCCCTTGATTTCGGTGTCAATCCAGCAACCACAGGATCCCGCCCGTCTTCCAGTAACCTCCCAATTATCTTAAGTGACCATGAAGGGGGTTCTGCATTTGTCTTCTCAGGACTTGTTTGTGTCTGATTCGCAAAGGTGTTGAATACATATACTCTAAGTGTTTTTTGAACACGGGGAGGACATTTGAGGGACTCCTGGATGTCCATCTTCTTCCTTGCCAAAGCAGCATCAACACGAGCTTCAAATTCAAGCAACTGAGTATAAAGACCGGACTCTGGCAGAAGTGCAGCCACTTTGTCCGGTATTTGTTTATCAGGTAGCTTTCGCTTCTTTCTACGAGCAGCTGGGGTGAGCTCCATGGTTTTAAATGGTGAACCCGTGTTGGCACTAGATGAACCTGGAGGTCTAGAAGGCGGCCTCTGGTTCACCCGCTTAGCAGTTCCTGTGCTAGGCGTTGCCAAAGAGGGTGATGAAGCACCAGCATTACTAGTATTCGCATTATGCAACTGGGCACGTGACTGAGCTTGAGCTTGCAACTGAACAAATTGGGCATGGGCAGCTTGAGTTTGGCCTTGTGCGTGAGCATTCACATACTGCGCCTGTGCAAGTGCCTGCGCTTGGGGCTCAGACAACTGGAAGTGTCCCGGAAAATGAGCTCCCCCCTGTGTCGGAGGCTGCGATTGAGTGAGAAGATTAGGCTGGTGATTCATGGCCATAGGTTGCGGCACCGGCCCAGAATTGCCAAAGTGAGGTGGCACGCCCACATTCTTGGACTgatcattattattattcatCGTTGCGGTTATCAAAAAATCACAACCTTCAACACCCCAAAACTATTCCATcaaaaaccccaaaaccctaatcaaCCTCCGAAATCCTCAACTTCCAAACCCCAACAACAAAATTAATCCCGGGTTTCGGCTCTACCGAGGTTTCGCCTTCTATCAAACAAAAAGACACGATCTTTCACCCATAAAGGCTTAAAGTTGCACTGAAACTGTAAAGATTCAAACCTCCAAGCAAGAACTTTCTGTAGAacataaaaccctaatttcagaAGCAAAACCCAGAATTCATATATCAAAAGCAGCaaaattcaacccaaatttgagCATTACAGAAGCAGCCAGTGAGTTCAAAACTTATGCAGGCTGTGTTAATACAAAGCTAATTATTATTTATCAGAATTAAGAAGCTAATTACGGAAAATTTAAACAATACTTAGGAATATTAAATCATACGACGATAATTACATCATCAAATAATTGACCATACGACATGTACTTACTTGTTCGTATCTTCTGGggcttctccttctctctctctctctctgcttccAGATCGGCAATGGAGCTGAACCGGTTCTCTCTCCCTCGCTATCTCTCTCTGTTCTTTGCGGTTTAGTTCAGCTGTTGAAGTTACATAATTGCCCTTTTTAGTTAGATTACCACGTGCTTaaatttctaaaaataattTTGGAAGGGGCACATGAACTACCCTTATTTACGAGATTTCCCAAAATACTTTCTATATATAACGTTTTTCTAGGATACGCATCGCTATTTGGTCtgaaataattaataatttaaaatttatatatagagattttattaattttcaaaataattggaTCTTGAATAAGAAACATACCACTTTTAATTGAACGAATCGATGTCGTTTGTGTCAATGATTGAATACGAATCGATGCATGAGCTCATAGACCCTTATGTGAACTTACCTACCGTAGTCTTCATACACGTGTCCATGTCCGTCCCACTCctctattttctttttggtatATTTTACTAATTTCTTATTTTAAGCAGTTCCGCATTATTATGTGTAATCTAATATTTTTAGTATTTTCATTTCTAGTTGATCCCTTGcttattcctttttcttttttccaggtttgaactttaatttcaaGTAAGTAGGCTTGTCcttaatattttaaaacatgTACATTTGTCTATTGTTCTTGGATTTGTCAAATTGAGAGTAATATTTTCcttcaaacataaaaaataacgTAAAAATGTGATGAAAATTTTACGTTCGGAGCAACATGTCAcaatttaaatgaataaaaacaCATAACCAATAATGCGCTACCGTTTTGCCTAAAAAATCGCTTAAatcaaattgaaaatcaaaagaaaaatggaaataTCATAATCGAAGACCTGAAAAAAGCTCAAATCAAAGGCCCATTTCACAACTGTTAGTGTGGACTTCGGCCCAAAGAAAAAATTTCGAGCCCAGAAGCAATAAGTAAaccctacacacacacacattctctctctctctctctctctctctctctctctctctctctctcacaactTTTACGTCTCATAAACCCTTTATGCATGGAGCAATGCAGAGGTATTATGCTTCACATATGTATGTTAACTGCATATATGTTTGTTGTTGACATATTCTCTAGGTGAAGGGTTTAGATGTGGATTGCTTTATGCATCTAATATCAAGGTAAACCTAGCCCCGAAGCAAATGCACCGCACATATTGTGCTCATGGAAGAATTAGTCGTGAGTGTTTTAGACATTCTTAGTACCATACAGTTTCTTCGAGCAAATAGTAGTAACTTTATATTCTCATGGCAACTACATGTCGTCTCCATGCCATATCAAGTTGATTTTGTCGAAAAATGAGAAGCCTGTCAAGAAAGAGGTGTTtcaataggtttttttttatgagaaaacattcttggttttttttttcttaggaTTTTGTGCGTATCATTGTATTTCTTAAGCTTCCATCGTTAATATTATGGCATTCCTCGTCGGTTGTGCAGCCTAAGACTCGGCTAGCTTGCAAGAAAAAGAAGGGTAAAACTCTACACAGCGGTGCTTCTTCTTAAACAGCAACGGACTAGTTGAAGATGTTGTGAACTGGATTACTTCCTTTGGTCCTCAGTAACAAGAGAACATCTTTATCTAATTTTGTTTCCTCATATGGTGAGACCTCGTGTTTGTTCTATCACGGTACTTATGTTTCTTGGAGCTTATTAATTTGGAATGCGAAACATGTTTGTACTTCTTTTAGTTGTCCGCTGCTGGTGTTCCGAGtacatttttttgttaaaactccacAGAACTACAACTCAAGTTTGTTTGCTATTCTTGTTCCGAACGTCCACAAATCTTATGATTCCCTAGAGTACAGATTTTAATACAACTTCAATTGATTCCTATATGAGACAGAGTGCAATAGAAGAAATATTGTCACACCAAATGGTTGGTTGACTGAGATGCAAATACAGTCCTTAAAAAGAAACCTAAGCCAGGATAATTCAGTTGCAGTATAAGCAAACTGCCTATACTCAACCTCTGCACTAGACCTCGACACCGTCTTCTGTTTCTTTGAACTCCATGACATAAGATTAGGTCCCAAGTAAATGCAGTAACCATCTGTGGAGTGCTTGGTATTAAGATTACCAGCATAGTCATCATCAGAAAAGACAGTTAGCTGAGTAGTTCCAGGTTTATAAAGAAGTCTGTGAGAAAGCGTGGCTTTTAAGTAATGGAGAATACGCTTCACTGTCATCCAGTGAGTATGTTTAGGCTCATGCATAAACTGACATACCTGATTAACCGCTTAAGATAAATCAAGACGAGTGATGGTGATGTATTGCAAAGCTCCTACTACACTGCGACActgttttggattttcaaaatgaTCACCATCATATGTACTCAATTTCTGTCCAGAAGAAACCGGAGTCGAGATAGGTTTAGCATCAGTGAATTTCGTGTGTTTGAGTAAGTCCATAACATACTTGGTCTGGCTAAGATGCATGCAATTACCATTATATTTCACTTCAACACCCAAAAAATAGTGGAAAGGTCCCAAATATTTCATGGAAAACAAACTGCTCAATTTTTTGATCATATGTGCCATTTGTCGTGGATTGTTGTCTGTGAGTAAGATGTCGTCTACATAAATCAACAAAATGAGATACACACCATTTTGATTGAACAAAAATAAGTTGTAATCACACGTAGACTCTTG
Encoded proteins:
- the LOC103437553 gene encoding SWI/SNF complex component SNF12 homolog, with translation MNNNNDQSKNVGVPPHFGNSGPVPQPMAMNHQPNLLTQSQPPTQGGAHFPGHFQLSEPQAQALAQAQYVNAHAQGQTQAAHAQFVQLQAQAQSRAQLHNANTSNAGASSPSLATPSTGTAKRVNQRPPSRPPGSSSANTGSPFKTMELTPAARRKKRKLPDKQIPDKVAALLPESGLYTQLLEFEARVDAALARKKMDIQESLKCPPRVQKTLRVYVFNTFANQTQTSPEKTNAEPPSWSLKIIGRLLEDGRDPVVAGLTPKSRAKFSSLFKKVTIYLDQTLYPDNQVILWESSRSPSLHDGFEVKRKGDKEFTAILRLEMNYVPEKFKLSPALHEVLGIEVETRPRIIAAIWHYVKARKLQNPNDPTFFVCDPPLQKIFGEEKMKFSMVSQKISQHLTPPQPIHIEHKIKLSGNCPAGTTCYDILVDVPMILEKEMSAFLGSTERSKEIDACDELICASIKKIHEHRRRRAFFLGFSQSPAEFINSLIASQSKDLKLVAGDASRNVEKERRTDFYNQPWVEDAVIRYLNRKSAGSDAPGST